The genomic stretch atatgaaAGTGAGAACCCTAAAATTCTATGTTACTGATGTTGAACTTTTTAGGATAttagtttgttttatattttgacAAACTAAAAACTTTTGAAATAGataaaaatattcaaatgaaAATCGTATGGTCCAATATTTATGGTAAAATGGAAAGTGCATGATAAGTTAGGAATTTCACCACGCATGAGTGCGGTCATATGAATACATCTAACATGAGAAATAAGAGTGTTATATCACAAGTTGGTAGAGCGATACACAAAGTGTGTCTTTTTGTAGAAAATAACATTTCCTGTATTATTAAAGATGGTCAAGATACAATATTCTTGAAAGAAAATTAAATGCCTATAAACTCCTCACTAACGAGGAATGTTGATAATTCATGTCCTAGATGTAATGTTGTACCATATTCCATCATGCATGTTGTTCGAGATTACCATGATGTGAAACCTTTTTGGCATAGCATCATAAAACTTGAATATAATAACAATTTTTCAGTTTAGGTACTCTTGGATGGTTGATATCAAACCTATTATGCAACAATATGGGTAACATTGTTTGGCTAGTGGATCTTATTTTCGGAGTTATTGAAATTATCTTTGGAGAGAACTCGATTCTCTCATATTCTTGCATCAATTGGATATGGATCATACTCTTTGGTCTAGAATCCTAAATCAAAGTTGATGACAATCATAGTTCTTTGGATGGACACTGAAATATAAAAGATAGTACAACTACTAGTGTTAGTGTTAAGGGATAAATGTCAAAGTgtagttatttttttatatagttttaTCGCACTTATCatctctttttcctcaacttgtgAGTGAATGCGTACGGCTATGAGACCAATGTAGAACGCTTTATTTCTTGCTTTCAAAACCAACAATCTTCTGCAACACACACCAACATTTGTCTTCAATGGAGTTTCTATATTAGGGTAAAAGATGAAGGGCGAAAAGGGAGTTGGCAATTATCTCTTTTTAAGttcaaaatgttttttatttctgATGTGGCATTAGTGATTACAGGTGTtactaaagaaaattaaaaataaaaagatatttgCCACCTAACATGCTACATAAGATCCTTGGCTGAACCTTCTTACTAAAAGGTTTAAACGAACGAAATTTTCAAGTGGCAAGGGTCAAAACGACTACGAAGGCTCCAACGGTCTGTCTGTTTCTGATTTATTTCTTTGCAGGGTCAAAAATGGATCTACATTGTCCTTCTGGTTCAGCAAGTGGGTGGGGAATCAAACCTTGTCGGAAGCGTATCCGGAGCTGTATGATGAAGCTGCAAACTATTTCATGTCAGTAGCTAAGGCTTTCCATTGGGAGGAAGAGGTTTGGAACTGGAATTGGGATTGCTGGTTGCAagaaacagaagcagaatatgtggaATTGTTGAGCTCGATGCATCAACAATTGCCACTGGTCAGCAGCCAGAATTCCGGCAGAGATGAGGTCGTTTGGATGGCGGACGAGCAAAAAGGATTCTCTGCTAAAGGTTGTGCCAAGGAAATCAGTAGTCACGATCATGGTCCAGGGCTGCAATCTATTCAATTAAGGAGAATCAGATTTGTGTGGAAGATTAAAGTTCCTTTTAAGGTGGGTATATTCGGTTGGAGGTTCGTTTTGGGTAGACTACCGACGAGAGAACAATTGAAAATTAGAGGGATTATAGTTGATGATATAGATTGTTGTTGTGTTTTCTGTTTTCAAGAAATGGAAACCTCTTCTCATCTTTTTGACAGTTGCCCATTTACTAGAAGAATTTGGAATAAAGTGGGACAATGGATAGGGGATAACGTGAATTTGCAGAATGAGGATCTGAGGAATTTCTTGGATCATTTTGATAAGATTAAGGCGGTAGAAGAACGATTAACTGTGGGAGTAATTTGGATAGCGTTCATGTggaatctgtggatgataagaAATGCTATTCT from Vicia villosa cultivar HV-30 ecotype Madison, WI linkage group LG4, Vvil1.0, whole genome shotgun sequence encodes the following:
- the LOC131594689 gene encoding uncharacterized protein LOC131594689; amino-acid sequence: MSVAKAFHWEEEVWNWNWDCWLQETEAEYVELLSSMHQQLPLVSSQNSGRDEVVWMADEQKGFSAKGCAKEISSHDHGPGLQSIQLRRIRFVWKIKVPFKVGIFGWRFVLGRLPTREQLKIRGIIVDDIDCCCVFCFQEMETSSHLFDSCPFTRRIWNKVGQWIGDNVNLQNEDLRNFLDHFDKIKAVEERLTVGVIWIAFMWNLWMIRNAILFKGSIFNFDECFSAIVLSS